GCGGTGGCGCGGCCGCAGGTGGCGCAGCAGGATCCGCCGGGGCCGCTCCAGCTCGACGAACTCCGTCTCGTTGGGATAGGCTATCCCGTCGGGGCCGTGCATGGTGTAGCGCCAGCGGCCGCCCGGGCGCGGATCGAAGTCGTGGAAGGTGTTGCGGAAGCCGGCCGGTCCCCACCAGGCTGCCAGCTGCAGCGGGTCGATCACCGCCTCGTAGACGCGCTCCGGCGCGGCGTCCAGGCGGCGGACATGGACGACCTCGCGCTCCGGGTCCGGCGCGGGCGTGGCGCTGTGTGTCACACCGAATCCCTTTCCGTGGCTGGAGGAAGCTGGGCGGGCGCCGGCTCCAGGGTAGACGCCGTGGTTTCCGGCTCGGCCGCGGGAGCGGGCGCGCCGTCAGCCACCGGCACAAGCGCCGCGGGAGCCTCCACGCGGATCACGATGGTCTCCGCGATCCGGTCGTGGACGGTCTGCCGATTGGGGTGGATGTAATACTGGGCGAACCCGAAGCCACCCTCCAGCACCGAGGCCGCGTAACCCAGGGAGCGCTCGACGGAGTGCCAGAGCGTCAGCCGTTCGTGGACCAGGGACTCCACCCGGATTCCCAGCCATTTCTTTCCTGGGGTCTGACCCCGCCCCCACCACGTCAGCAGGCCGAAGTACAGGGGCAGACTCAGCAGCGGCCAGCCGTGGAAGGGATCGATGTCCATCGTGAAGTCCATGTTGACCTGGCCGTCACCCGAGCCGTGCAGGGCGCCAGGCAACAAGCAGAGGCCCAGGCCCAGCGAGAGGAGCCCGAAATCCACCAGGAAGGCCAGGGCCCGGCGGCGGAACGAGGCGAAGCGCGCGCCCGCCAGGGCCTGTTGCCGACCCAGGCCGATGGGTTCGAAGTGCGCGCGGCGCGGAGTGCGAAGCTTCATGGCGCTCAATCCCGGCTTGGTGTGATACAGGCGCGGCGGGCCCAAGTGGGCGCGGCGCGCTTAAGCCAGCAGGTACTCGCCGCGGAGGCGGGTCACGGCACCGCCGCCAAAGGAGAGGTCCCAGCCGTCGTCCGCGCGCCGGGCTTTCAGGCGCACGCGGTTGGCGTGGTTGCGCCGGCCGTTCTGCTCCAGGACCAGCGGCGCGCCGTCCCACTCTCCGCTCAGCAGCAGGTGGTGCCCCAGCGCGGCGCTACCGGAGCCGGTGGCCGGATCCTCGAGGTAGCCGAAGGTCGGGGCGAAGACCCGGGTGCGGAAGGCGTGCGACGGATCGACGGTTTCCCGGCAGTGGACCAGCACGATGTCCAGTCCTTGTTCCTGGCAAAAGGCCCGTAGCACGGCATAGTCCGGCGCCAGGGCCAGCAGCGCCTCCAGGCCCGCCAGCGGCACCAGCAGCGTCTCCAGTCCGGCGTTGACCACGGCCGGGGGACGCGTGCTGTCCAGCGCGGCGGTGGGTAGTCCCAAGGCCTCCGCCAGCAACCCGGCCGGAGGCGCGCTGGCGGCGACGCGCGGCGCCGGAGCCGTGATGTAGACCGCGTCCTCCGCCGCCACTTGGTTTTCCACCGCCAGGACGCCCTTGCGCGTGACGATCTCCACGACGGGCCGGGCGCGCCAGCCCGCGTTCGTGGCGAGCAAGTCGTGCAGGGCGGCGATGGTGGCGTGGCCGCAGAACTCCACCTCGCGCTCGGCGGAAAAGAAGCGCAGCGCCAGGCGCTCGCCCTGCGGTGCCAGGAAGGCCACCTCGTTGACGTAGCCCTGCAGCTCGGCCGCCAGACGGAGCATGTCCGACGCGCTCAGCTCATCGATGGCGGCCAGCCGCACCACGCCCGCCGGATTGCCCGCCGAGGTGCTGGTTGCGAAGGCATCGACTTTGCGAAAGGGAAACGCGCGCACGGCTCACTCCTGCTGTGACCGCTGACGGGACAGGGGAATCCAGACTCCGTGGCGGCCGGCGGAGCGGACAACAAGCATCCGCACAATCGGCGCCGGGGTTCCCGTCACGTTGGACACTCATGAATGTGGCAAACAGGGGACCTCGCGCCAGAGCAGGGCTTACTCAAACACTTGCACCACGCGATAGGTGCTCTGCGGCCAGCCGGGTTCCACCTCGACGGTGGTCTGGCGGGTGGTGAGCAGACTCTCCCAGGGTCCCGCGGACACCCCGCGCTGCTCCACGCGGAAGAAGCCCGGGGCAGGGTGGCGCGACCAGCTCAGCCGCAGGCGGTGGTCCGGCAGCCGCTCCACGTGCAGCTCCGGCGAGAAGGCCGGATCGGGCGCCAGGGTGTTGCGCAGGATGGTCAGACCGCGGGCCTCCGCAGGCAGGAAAACCAGGCTGTTCGCACTGGCCACGTGTCCCGGCCAGCCGCCGGGCTCCACGGCCAAGGTTTGGACCCACTCCGGCACCCCCGCGCCGCCCAGGGCGAACACGCTCAGCTCGCGAGCCGCCGGGCCGCCCCCCACTAGGTGCGCGCCACACACCGCCAGGCTCCGCAACGCGCCCCGCAGGGTCAAGCTGCCCAGGATCTGGGGCTGCTCCGGCCGCCGCAGGTCGATCCATTGCAGGCTGTGTTCGACGATGGCGTTGGGCCCCACAGACACGTAGGCCAGACTGTCCCGCACGGCCAGGGAGTAGGACCACCACTCCGGCCAGTCCAGCTGGCCCCGGATGACCGGGTTGTCGGGGTCGGCCAGATCCACCGTGAGCAGCTGCGCGGGCTGGTTGGTGCGCACGATCGCCAGGCGGCCGAGCATTTCAACCTGTTTGACGTTCTGCAGCGCCACAGTAGAGCGCAATCGCGGCTGGTTTTCATCGGCAAGATCCCAGACCTGCAGGCTTTCGCCGTTGGTGTTCCGCGACAGGCAAACCAGGCCCCCGCCCGCCACCGCGTCCATGGAACCGGGCAGCTCGGCCACGTCGGTCAGGCGGCCATCCGCGGCCACCTGGAAGATCCAGGTCGCCACATCGCTGCAGACCGCCAGGGTCGCGCTGTCCAGGAAGGCCACGTTCTTGGCCTGGGTGTTCCAGCTGTCGCCGATGAAGACGCTGTCCACGGGCGTGGGCGCGGCCGGATCGGACACATCCAGCAAGAGGACGCGCTCCGACTGGGCCAGGCAGGCCCAGCGGCCGGACGCGGCGCTGGCGATTCCAATCCCGGGAAACGACAACCCGCCCGCCAGGACTGGAGCCTCCGGCTGGGCGAGATCCACCACGTCCAGCCCGCTGCCCACCACGACGGACAACAGGTCGCCGTCCAAGGCCGCTGCGCTGATCATGCCGGACAGCGCGAGGTCCCCCGCGTGGGCGGGTTGGGCGGGGTTGTGGAAATCCAGGACGGAGAGAACGCGGTCCCCGCAGGTGGCGTAGGCCCAAGGCGGCGCCAACCCCAGCACGCCGCCGAAGTAGCAACCCTGTAGGAGACCCAATCGCGCGGGGGCCGCCGGATCGCTGATGTCCACGGCCTGGAAACCGTGCTCCTCTTCCCAGAAGACGTAGGAGGAGACCAACAGGTCGCCGGCCACGGCGAAGGGCAGCCGCGGATCCAGCACCAGGTCGATGGTGGAAAGTTGGACCGGCGCCGCCGGGTCGTCGAGTCCATAAAGAACGAACTGGTCGCCGCTGCCCGCCACGAGACCCCGCGGCGACAATACAAGGCGCCCGGGTTCCCAGAGGGTTTGCTCGTGGATCAGCAAGGGCTGTTGCGGCTCACGCAAGTCCACCACGGCCAGCTCGCCCACCCAACGCTCCGTTTGGACTCCCAGATAGAGCAGCGAATCCGCCAGGGCCATCCCCGTGACCGGGCCGGCCAGATCCAGCAGCGCCAGCAGGGTCGGCGCCGCCAGACTGGTCAGGTCCACGATCGCCAGCTGTCCTTGGTCACTCGCCAGCGCACCCAGCGGGCCGCCGTCCCAGGCGACGTGACGCGGGGCGAAGGGAAGCCTCAGTCGTCCAAGCCGCTGCGGCGCAGCGGGATTCGCCAGGGCGTAACAGTCCAACCCCGCCCCGGTGCCCACCAGGGTGTTGCCGCCGTGCGCGGCCACACACAGGGCCGGGCCCTGGATCCACGAACCAGCGGGCACCAGCACGTCCTGCTGGGCGGACAACGACGTGGCCGTCAACAGGGCAACCAGCCCGGCGATCAAGACCTGAGATTGACGCGACATACTGGCTCCAATCACCAATGGCGGACGCACCGATCCTGTGGCGCGGAGAGCGCGGGCGAAACGACGAACGCTGGAAACATGGTTGTCCGTACGGCGCGGGGCAAGGATGAAGTGGAGGTGGAGCGGTTAACGCCGGGTGCCGCCTGGTCCTTGTATCACGATCCGCCCCGCCGGCATCCCTCCAGCAGCGGAGTGACGGGGCGGGGCGGACGGCTGGTCGGCGGCAAGGACTACTTCTTCGGCTCTTTGGCCTTGGTGTCCTTCTTGGGCTTCTTGGTCTCTTTCTTGGGGGGATTGGCGCCCTTTGCCATGGGGTCCTCCTGGTCTGACAAATGGAAGTGCCTCGGCGTCGGAGGGCGATGCCGCATCACGCGGCCCGCGTCGACGGCGGGAAAGGTCGTTCACCTGCGGCGTGTTCGCCAGCCATGGACGCCCGACGGCACCCGGGCGGGCGTCAATGCGTCGCTATTCTTCCGGACCCGTGGGAATGCGCCACTGGCCCGTGGCCGCGTCCAGCTTGTGGCAGGAGGAGCAGGCCCCGCCCATCTGGGAGGCGAAGGGATTGTCCTCACCGCCCGTCAGGTGGATGGCGTGCATCAGGCGCGTGAAGGGCGGCGCCATCTCCGAATCGCGGCGGTGGCAGTTCAGACACTTGCCCGGCACGTTGGCCGCCACGTTCACCTTGGGGTGCCGCCCCTGCAGCGTTGCGCCCGCCGGAGCCGCCGCCTGGGCCTTGGCCAGCAGGTCCGGCCGCACACTCTCGCCGAAGCCGGCCATCAGGGTGCTGAGCCGCTGGTCCATCTTCAGGTCGACATAGTTGCGGTGGCAGTCCACGCAGCCGTTGGGCTGGCGATCCTCCGCCGCGATGCCCGGCAGCGGGGCCACGAGCGGCGAAGACGCCGCGGGCGCTTCGCCTTGTGCGAACATCCGGCCCGCGACCAGCAACAGACCCAGCGCGGCGATGGTCGGCAAATGACGTGTTGTCATGCGGTGCTCCTCCTGTTGGTGCGCCACCGTCCGCTTGAGGTGCGGGTTCCGTAACGGCGGCGCGCCACAAGAGAGGGAATCGTCGGCTGGCTGGCAAGTGGGCCGCGGCTTAGGCCGGGATCTCCGCCTCCACCAGCAGCGCCAGCAGGGCCAGGGATTCCTGCCAGCCCAGGTGGCAGGCCTCGGCGGGAACCACCTCCGGCACGCCGACCTGGGTGATGGTCAGGTCCGTGCCGCAGGAGACGGTCTTGAACTCCACCGTGACCACCATTTCGCCGGGCAGATTGGAGTCGTCGAAGGCGTCCGTGTGGACGATGCGCTCGCCCGGAACCAGCTCCAGGTAGCGTCCGCCGAAGGAGTGGCTGCCGCCGCTGCAGAAGTTGGTGAACGAGATGCGGTAGCCGCCGCCCACGCGGGCGTCCTGCTCGTGGACGGTGGCCGTGAAGCCGTTGGGCGACATCCACTTGACCAGCGCGGCGGGGTCCAGGAAAGCCCGATAGACGCGCTCCGCCGGCGCCCGCAGCACGCGGTGATAAGTGAGGGTGTGTCCGGCCATGGCGCTTCCCTTCGGGTTGGAGAGGTTTGTTTGTGGCGCCTAATTTGGGTTCTGGTTGGCTGATACGCCAGCAACCATCGCGGGCGGTGCGAGATCAGGTCCGTTCGAAGGGCAGCAGATCCGCCTTGTGCCCGCAATACAGGCAGGTTCCGGTAGTCTTCTGCAGGGTCTTGCCGCAGGCCGGACAGTTGCGGATCGCCTCCTTGACCGCCTTGCCGTCCGGCCGTCCCGCTTCGGCCTCGATCTCCTTGAGTTGCGCGAGCAGGTCGGCATCCGTGAGGTCGTGGTGGCGCTTGATGAAGTCCCACAAGGCTTGACTGGTCATCAGCAGCATGGCCACGCGGCGCTCCAGGGTCTCGACGCGCTCGTCCAGGTCGCCGGCCAGTTCGCGCGCCCGATCGGCTTTATGCTCGGCCCCCCGGATGCGGATGTTCTGGAA
The Candidatus Delongbacteria bacterium genome window above contains:
- a CDS encoding PhzF family phenazine biosynthesis protein encodes the protein MRAFPFRKVDAFATSTSAGNPAGVVRLAAIDELSASDMLRLAAELQGYVNEVAFLAPQGERLALRFFSAEREVEFCGHATIAALHDLLATNAGWRARPVVEIVTRKGVLAVENQVAAEDAVYITAPAPRVAASAPPAGLLAEALGLPTAALDSTRPPAVVNAGLETLLVPLAGLEALLALAPDYAVLRAFCQEQGLDIVLVHCRETVDPSHAFRTRVFAPTFGYLEDPATGSGSAALGHHLLLSGEWDGAPLVLEQNGRRNHANRVRLKARRADDGWDLSFGGGAVTRLRGEYLLA
- a CDS encoding SRPBCC family protein, with protein sequence MAGHTLTYHRVLRAPAERVYRAFLDPAALVKWMSPNGFTATVHEQDARVGGGYRISFTNFCSGGSHSFGGRYLELVPGERIVHTDAFDDSNLPGEMVVTVEFKTVSCGTDLTITQVGVPEVVPAEACHLGWQESLALLALLVEAEIPA
- a CDS encoding cytochrome c3 family protein, coding for MTTRHLPTIAALGLLLVAGRMFAQGEAPAASSPLVAPLPGIAAEDRQPNGCVDCHRNYVDLKMDQRLSTLMAGFGESVRPDLLAKAQAAAPAGATLQGRHPKVNVAANVPGKCLNCHRRDSEMAPPFTRLMHAIHLTGGEDNPFASQMGGACSSCHKLDAATGQWRIPTGPEE
- a CDS encoding RDD family protein — translated: MKLRTPRRAHFEPIGLGRQQALAGARFASFRRRALAFLVDFGLLSLGLGLCLLPGALHGSGDGQVNMDFTMDIDPFHGWPLLSLPLYFGLLTWWGRGQTPGKKWLGIRVESLVHERLTLWHSVERSLGYAASVLEGGFGFAQYYIHPNRQTVHDRIAETIVIRVEAPAALVPVADGAPAPAAEPETTASTLEPAPAQLPPATERDSV
- a CDS encoding SRPBCC family protein, yielding MTHSATPAPDPEREVVHVRRLDAAPERVYEAVIDPLQLAAWWGPAGFRNTFHDFDPRPGGRWRYTMHGPDGIAYPNETEFVELERPRRILLRHLRPRHRFELELRLSPLPAGTELVWTMRFESAKDLAGIRQFILAANEQNLDRLAALLQADDA